In Halobacteria archaeon AArc-dxtr1, the sequence CGTTCGCAACGACGGCACCGTACTCCACTTCGTCGACTCGAAGGCGGAGAAAAACTACAAGCTCGGCCGCGAGCCCCGCGATCTGGAGTGGACCGCGGAAGGACGCGCCGGGAAAGGTCCCGTCCAAGACGAGGTCGCAGCCGACGAGGAGGCTGACCAGGACGAGGACGTCGAAGCCGAAGCGGACGTCACCGAGGACGACTCCGAGGATGTCCCCGCTGACGACGAGTCCGTCGACGAGACGGAAGCCGAGGCTGACGACGAGGACGAGGAATGAGCGACCACGAGCGAACCTTCGTGATGGTCAAGCCCGACGCCTTCGCGCGTGGGTTAGTCGGCGAGGTCGTCTCCCGACTCGAAGAGCGTGGCCTCA encodes:
- a CDS encoding 50S ribosomal protein L24e; translated protein: MVEKRTCDYTGEEIEPGTGIMYVRNDGTVLHFVDSKAEKNYKLGREPRDLEWTAEGRAGKGPVQDEVAADEEADQDEDVEAEADVTEDDSEDVPADDESVDETEAEADDEDEE